The segment TGTTTTCGAGATACGAGGGCTGGAGTTACTTCGACAGTTTTTACTACTGTTTCGTGACTCTCACGACTATAGGTTTTGGCGACTACGTCGCTCTCCAGGTAACTAATATTTTGCTAATCGCGTGGGAGAAGTAAGAGGATTTAAACGAGTCACTTTACAGAACGACCAAGCGCTCTCCAATAAACCTGGATATGTGATCTTGAGTTTGGCCTTCATCCTGTTCGGCTTGGCCGTCGTCGCCGCCAGTATTAATCTGCTCGTATTGCGTTTCATGACGACGTAAGTTTTTTTACTGACGGTGATTTGATATAAGTTTCGATTTTTCATTGTACCGTCGCATAAATTGCGCaactaaaaatagttttattgaaacttataaattattgaaacgttcataaatatttcttaatgcAGTTATAAAACGGACAATTTGCGTTGGTTTGGTATCTCACTCTCTTTCGTTTTATACGCCTAATTAcataacaaaacaaaaataattttacaatcatCTGAAGAAAGActagcaatattattatttaaaatgttaaatattaaaaaaaaatattttttcaatattattaattttcttaaatcacCATTTCAGGGATTCCGGTGAAGCGCGTCGCGACGACACCGAGATGCAGTCCGTCTCGCATCACGTTCTGACGTTAGACGGTGAGGTCATGGCGGTGAACGGCAAGCTCTTGGCAAGTCACACGCCGATCGTGCACGACACGGACGACTGCGTGAGCGTGTGCTCCTGCACCTGTCTCGGTCCAGCAAATTCCGAGTTGTTGGATCCTTCCGGGTATCAAGGGTACCGACCACCTCCGATGTCAGCCAGCCTCCGGGTGAGGCGCGCATCAGTCTGATGGAGGGAGTTTCGTCGTCGTAGTCTACGTCGCCGACTATCCAAAACCGACAGTTGCGAGCTGCTCGGCATCGACGTGTAAGAGTCGGTTCCCCGCACGGAATTCCTCGAAGAAGATAACCCGAGCACTATATATCGTTTGTGACCCGTGTCCGCGAGAGACGGCTCGCAATGTAAAGATTCGCGCCCTGCGGaaagcaaaatgtaaaaactggCAATGTTTGATACCTGTAATCagtaattgttaattgttGTCCGATAATTAAGGTGAATGAATAATGTGTTCCTGCTGCATTTTCCGATGTTGCATCGATTCACGAATTTGCTGcgttttgataattaatgttGATCAACCGCGTGTCGGTTCCTGACGGATGTTATACATGTAATCCGTGCGTTACAGTTGATTCGTCAGATATACGACGGATGACATCATAATACTTGTTCCGATTGATATGAAACGCCGATCGTTCGGAGTATTCAAGTGATGATCTATGCAATCCTAGAAGAAACGAAGCACCCGGTACCTCATCAGAAATAATAGTGAGCTCAAACTATTCGACAGATAATTCGCGCAGTTGTAAGTCGCAGTTATAAGTCATAGTATTGTCGATGTTGtactaatataatatgtgTGAAGTCGATTGCTTCAATAATCTAGAGGTTTTCAAAATTCGacaaattgaatattatcgACATTTTCTTAGCGTAAACAAATCTTCTTATGCGGGATACTTACTgtacttattatttatctaaaaaaaaattataatctattttgtagatttatatttaactgttaataaagtttctttattttatataattgaaatacgTTATTGTTtgctataaaatatgtttgaaaaCCTCTAGTCCAACAGGATAACGCAGTACCGTAAAAATCatacacataaatataaacatgatAGAACAACATTCAGGCCTCAATagcataatattgtatatatatatttccatatttatatatctcgcaaatgtaaagaaatattgcctgaaaaaatttgacatgATCATTTACTAAATTAGATTGCAAACGTATACCCGCGAgtcgtatttttttaagataaaatttttataagataaaataaaaaatgcagataTATTCGGGAAGACTGACAGCTCAAACTAATCGAacttagttattttttaaaaataaaaattgggtttttttttatcgaattgtAATGTTattgtctaatttttaaattgttaattttttttaaaggaatTTTCCATTGTACTTCTTAATGTCTGacttatatcataaaaaatataattagtaaaaaatagcAACAATAAAACAATCTAATTCTTATATTCCAAATTTACTAACAATTTAGAAAAGATTTTGCTCTTTTCATTCTCTTTGAATGGATCTTTGCTTTATCATAATCTtgcttttgtatttatattttgtagaaacTCGCGCTTAAATTGAGACATAAAATGTGCGTTTAGTTACATTAGTCAAGTTACATTGACTGATGCTTCTTTGTTTATAGCCTCGTTATTGTTGTCAATTAGAAGATACATGATCATGATCGCCATGATCAATATACGCACAAATTATAATGATGTTTGTGAGAAAATAAAGCTAAAACATGAAATACAATATCATCGAAATTAGATCCTTCCCGGAACGCATCATAACgtacagaatatttaaataatatattttgtttaaaatcttACCCTAtccttttaataataatattttgtttaaaattttacccTATCCTTTTACTCCTCGCATTTCCATTAAATCCTCTTCCATTTTTTCCCTCCATCTTTTTATCATCTCCCCCATCTCACTCTCCTTCCTCATTTTCCCTTTTTCCGGCAATCTCTGCgtctttttacttttcttgaaTATATGTTTCCTATCCCTCCATTCTTCCGACACCGGAGCTACCAACCAACCTCGACCTGGATCCAAGGATCTATCCGGAGGAACACGAAGACGTCAAcctggaagaaaaaaaaagaaatattaaagacTACCTAAAAAAGAGGGCAGCAATCAGAAAAGTCCAAGCGGGCAAACACCAAATTGCAAAGGAGTACGAAGTCGGATCAAAAGTATGAGTCAAGCTATATCGCAGGTCAGACGCGAGCAGACGACTCACGAGGAAAATACACCTCGTATACGACGGACCATAcgcaattaaaaaagttatccGAAGAAACGCTTATCTCATCGAGGATCTGCAAGGACAACCAATTGGAATATATAATTCCAGACAATTGCGACCACACAGAGAACCAGCGTTGAAGGAGACACAAGAGGACGAAGAAAATCCAATGATCAATGTCATAACGATCGTTCCTGAAGAAATACTAAAATCTATGGAAAAAGAATGGTCACCAAACACAAGCGTGGTCAAAACCGAAACGGATAAAGACACGCAAATCATATGGAATAATGACGAGGAAATTCCATGGACAAACGGATACAATTGTTTCGAATTATACAGATTCGACAATCAGTTGGCACTAATTTGTAGGAGTATAAAGTCTAGTAAGGCTTGTGTCGATATTTGGTAGGCGGTCGAATTAAATAGGAAAGTAGTGGAGCTGTCGTGGGGCAGCAAGCTAAGTGCTGGATTGTGGTACGGAGGGATACCGAGTTCAAAACCCGGTCGGCTccttaataaacatttagaaatCTTTAAAGATGTTTGCAAAAGATAgggaattaataaatttacataaaactcCAAATTAATtatggaatatattatattttatttaaaaaagtttgcttacttaaataatagttaatcaaatatatgtatatatatttttgtttaaaatttgtaataaaaatatatatataacatacaataaaaaaatataaatctaatatataagtaatatatagtaattatatatatatatatagtaatttcTACTGAcctttcaatataattaatttatttaattgatgtCTAtcgtttaaattttcatttttaatataatgagtTAACCTAATTTTagtatataattctataatagaACGTAACAAATGATTCACATGATTGCTAAAAAAACATTGATCGTTAATatgatcttttaatttatcaaatatattattgttgtaagatattatattttccatcacattatatataaaaatatatatattaaagttatttaagACCTTATTTGCTCTTTTATGTAGATCATTATAGCAGTATCAACTTTTTCTGTaagatataaatgtaattttactcGCCGCACTCGTATCGTACCCATGCACTTGAatcacggactaaggaatagagggaccgAGTCTAAAGTTctagtttaggcgagaggggatggtaattcaagcgtgcgggggggactgctttccgccatattgatgtagcgattctcacacagagattctgtgtctgtgacatggttacactcgtgtagtggtgccactagacataacgagtgacaagcataaagagattaggcagttttattattgttgtattataaattttataaaatactttaacttttattactctgaggctgTGCCTAcagtagataaaatattagaaatagcaataaacatttaatattaaaaagagaaattattttacatctaacaagagaataaaatatattaattagttccaattcttatttcttaattcatgcattaattttttctattctttttatttttaaaataaataattccaatttattatttctaatatttaataattattcctatttctatttcctatattgtttattgtgcgcaggatctgacttttatttctcacacatacgcaaatagtgagttctatgtgtggtgattactaaacgaatatggcggtccccccccccccccccccgccgcaaacgtgctccaccggtacagcttgtgctccgtccctctattccttagtccgtgacTTGAATCGTACAAAAATAGACAAGCTGTGAACCCATGAAGAATAGAGATTAGGAGGCCGAACTAGGCTTTCAGAAATGCGACCAAAATCAAGTTTCTGAAGTAATACTGGTGGTACTCGATAGGCGGCGTTCGAATCGCAAAACTCctaacatatacatatacgctTGCGTATACATACACACGAATGAAAGATGTAAAGAATAGAGAGGTTACTGTGAAGTTGACTGAGAGGACGGTGTCGTGGAACGCAAGCGACATCTCGATTAGCATTTTGAACTAATTCAGATGACCACTTTTGAGCTCATAATCTAACGCCATCGCCTATTAAGTTCGGCCTCCTGTTCTCTTCATGTGTGAACCGAATGATACCGAGTCAATCCAAAATGAGCCGATCTGCATGTAGTTCCTCAAGACCCTCTTTGCCCCTAATCTCGTTACCTCCTTCGTCTTCATTGGCAGTATAGGCTCCGTCCATGTATTCTAAGGTCGATGCTTTGCATCGAGATACTAATCGAACTGTCAATCTTTGCGtcgagataaccaatcagcgacGCGAAAAAGTGTCAACAATAAACTTCAAGACTTttgatacattcgagtattgatctttcatgccttttttaagagtggactagaacaatacaggcgcgcgctgcgcgcgcgcacttattatagtaatttaataattaggaaatctaaatatttagataaattttttttattttaaataaccgtcaaaataaccttcgctATTAAGCTATCAAACTATGGCTGCGTTCCCATTTCGTCTCActcagtgcagtatccagtggccgccattttgctggatactgcactggaGAAGCGTTCCCAAATTACTggaccaaatatttggtaattaggacAAAATGATTTAgctcccattaccaaatatttggtaatgaaaaacgaaatgatttagctcccattaccaaatatttggtaataaaaaacgaaatgatttagcttccattaccaaatatttggtaatgaaaaacgaaatgatttagctcccattaccaaatatttggtaataaaaaacgaaatgatttagcttccattaccaaatatttggtaataaaaaacgaaataaattagctcccattaccaaatatttggtaatgaaaaacgaaatgatttagctcccattaccaaatatttggtaatgaaaaacgaaatgatttagctcccattaccaaatatttggtaatgaaaaacgaaatgatttagcttccattaccaaatatttggtaatgaaaaacgaaattatttaactcttattaccaaatatttggtaatgaaaaacgaaattatttagctctcattaccaaatatttggtaattagaaaaaatatacaagtaaaaaatatctaaataattaagcaaaaaaatttataattaacgtcttaatttttgcatatttttaaattccttttttatttgaatacaaCTTGACAGCTTGAGGAAATGTAAACAATTGtcatagaaacatttataaattgctaatcaatattgccttgacaaccatttaaatgtaaactgtcaaaatatattttttgcacatgaTCAATATTGCCttgattacaaaatatttggtaagagttactaaatcacttcgtcctcattaccaaatatttggtaatagttactaaatcacttcgtcctcattaccaaatatttggtaataattactaaatcactccgtcctcattaccaaatatttggtaataattactaaatcactccgtcctcattaccaaatatttgaataCTCGAAAATTAATCTTGCTATTTGGAAActgaaaatttttggaaaacaatAGAAGTTTTCTTTACTGCATAACAACTGCGAATTCAACcttaatatcatttatttaacctaatatattttttataactttttgcttaaatatattatttaaaaagttctgttttttatttgcttctaAGCTATGATCGAGCATACGTGCGAGCTACCTTTGAAAcaagaaaatcaattttcctTTGTGCTTACAAAACCATTGACTTTCAGAAACGTGTGGACAGTCTGGTGTGGTATCAGTAAATATACTCCAAAATGTGGGGTTTACATGGACAGTCTAGCTACAATAACTGCCGAAAGAAGAAGGCATGCTGGACTCAAACATTGGTGGATAATACATCCATTTAGTTACGCCAggtatgttttaattttttgtatataatatttgaattaaaaaaaaataaaaaataatctaaaatattttataaatgctaTTTCTATTTTCCGACGTAAAGGGAACAAAAAGATAATGttctaaacaaaaaaattcacaGATTTCTATGGGATGCATTAATGAtggcaatatattttatcgccTTCTTCACAATCCCTTTCATGATTTGTTTTGTTGTAATGGATTATGAATTCATTCGTCtagataaagtaaatattccaATTTACACGATTTGCTGGCTGGAcatattgtttaattgtatTACAGGATATTACGACAAGAGAAATATATCTATCGAATTAAAACctactaaaatatttctgtgagatattttgtatttaacatttttaatttacttgattatatatttttaagtttctAATGTAACGTTAAGTAAATCATTTCAATAGATCTTATCTAAACAAATTTCTTATACTGGATGTGCTATCCTCTCTTCCATATGATTACATAACATTGTCGTGGCGAAGACTTCCTGGAAATGATCCATATCATATCGTTACTCTAATCAATATTATGCCTTTCATGAAATTAACACGCTATTACACTCTCaagtcaaatatttattatctatttatggtaatgtttcttttatatttttgacaaagatatataaaattaatattgaaaatacattttatttcagcattttaaaataaaaaattttcatttcgaaTTGTATACTACGCTGTTGCTAGGACTATACCTAATCTTCTGGTTTTCTTGCTTGTGTTATTTGATACCAATTTTAGTGATATATTTTCTCAACATTTCGCCGGCGGTgagcatatttatataattaaacaatattgtgttatataaaaattttatattcagcATATTTCTAAAActgtaattgtaaaaatattactgcACAAAAAGGAATGCGAAGATTGTTGGATGATGAGATTAGGAAACAGCGGCTACAAAATCAGGTTTAAAAGCGCCGCATTTATCGCGCTGGAAAATATATTGGCAAGTGGCTATGGCCTATTCGTGCCAACGACGAATagtatcattattttaaacagcGTTCTCATGATTATCGGCAGATGCATTGTGTGCTATATATTGGGTAaggtgatatttttttgacaaagattataaattattaaacattttttcttttaatactgAACACATGCTGTCTTTCAGTTATGTTTCTTCATATTAAAGCTGAAAGAAAATCATCTGAAGTAAAGTTTCAAGAGATAATAGATCAAGTTAAAGCGTATACAAGACAAAAGCAGTTGTTGCCGCATATGAAGAAACgtcttttactttattatcattatcgcTTTGCGAACAGTTACTTTCGCAGCAAACAGATTTTATCAGATTTAACAGGTAAATAAAATGTCAGGCTCCATGtaagatgtaaaatttttaccaatAATAATCTCGATATTTTGACTTGTCACAGTACCGTTACGCGAAGAGATCGCGCTTGAATCCTGCCGACGATTAATCGAAaatgtgataatttttaagaatctGCCGAAAGACGTTTTGCAGtcaatagtaaaaaatttgaaattcgaGTTGTATCTGCCAAATGATGTCATTGTTAAAGCTGGTACTCAGGGTGATTGTATGTTTTTCTTATCTTGTGGGACTGTTGCGGTTTTGACGCCAACTGGGAAAGAAGTAAGTCGATATATTCGACATTGAACACTGGGCttgtttattgtaaaaaaaggaagaaattcACTTTCTGTCCTTTTAAGATGTGCCATTTAGAAGACGGTGCCCATTTCGGTGAGGTCGCGCTCTTAGTGGCGGATCAGCGGAGGATAGCCAGCGTTATCGCGATCGACGTCTGCGAGGTGTATCGGCTCGATCGCAAAGACTTTCGTCATTGTATAGACGTTCACAGCCAGCTATTCGCTGAAATTGAACGCATCGCCACGGAACGCGTAGAAAAAACCGTCAGAGTCGAGGAACAGTACAAGCGTTTCCTGATGCGTCCTAGTATCGTGCAGAATGCACGTGAACATGAAGAATCTAGAccaataaaaactaaaatttaagtATATCCATTTTACTATAtgcttaatattttacgaattttcttattttctaagatttaagataattaaaataagttttccGATTTCTAATCGATATGTCTTAGCGTTTTGctattatatagaattaaaataatattttatcaagaaaataattgtaaacaaTTAGAGCAAATAAACGTAAGGCTGGCTTCATGAAGTATTGGTTTTTACCGCAAAATAACAATCACGCTGATCGtgtaatcatatatttaaggaccttatatattattattgtccATACAATAATCGTATAGTGgcattctcatttttttttatatatatctacttttattttaaaattatatatatttatatatatatatatatatatatatattaatcgtGTTATACCTAAAGTACTTATCGTTACAATTACATCCGCTAAAGACTTTACGGTAGCACTGTCGTGACGATCTATATTTCTATCGATATAATGAAGGATATGAATCGtggttctttcttttttttttttttttttttttggcaaacTTCTACAAAGAGGTCAGCTTTGTGTCGAGACCCGTGTTCGTAGTATCGATCGTGATGAAATGTATTCAGCGTCAAGGTAGAAACGAAAGCGACACGCTTTATTGATACGAGGAAGACAGCAGATCATTATCGATAGCCGACGTCGTTACGCGCGAGGTAAGTTCCAGCCAGACCGCGAGAAACACGGTGCTAACTAATCGCATTTACGATTTAATAATCGTAACGTGTTGCAAGACGCACCACGGTCGTACCTACGGACATCGGTGTCATTGTACATATAAGAATATGCCATTCTGCTGGGATATGCGATCGGAAACACGCGATGGTAAATTAACGGTGAAAATTACATACATCCACACGTAAAATTGCAACGTCTGTTTAGAGGTCGCAACGATATGAATGATCATTTACGGTAGATCGAACTGGCGTGGGTGACGTACGACGCGTATTCAGGATGTGTGCCTTACGATTTTTAACGCGACTCCGTTCTCTTCGTCCGCCGTTTTCTCGTCTGTAACTAATTCCGGATCTGCGGGAACGGCTGATCAACGTCCGACTGCCTATACACTTACTAGATCGTTAATTAAATGGGTCACTACCGGATCACTTATTTTTCGCTACGATTTTACGTGGTTCTTGGTCATATCTAGAGGAGCACAGAGGAGAAGAGTACTTAATATCTTCGTCGATTATTATTCTTGCTTGCAATTGAAAATTGAGTACGTTCTCCGGATAAATctaatctatattttatacatatatatacgacGATATAAGCGTCGCGTTTCGGAAAAAAGTATGCGGATACATGGTCACTATTTACACTAACGAGACGTCGTATATATTCAGCACTCTTTCCCCAATCCTTTCGAAGGTCATCTAATAAGGCACTGCGTTTTTACTGCGACTGAATCGGTTCAAGTACGGAACAATCAAGAGAGTCGTGTCCTGGAGGCTCGCGATACGTCGAATTCTGATCGGTAACGATCTCACGACTTACACTTacgatgtgtgtgtgtgtataaatgCGTTTTGGTaccttttttctcttcctttttatCCTTCTAATCGACTTGGAATCTCTACGATCTACCCGATGCATCATAAATGACGACGCGTCTACAGATAGTAAATAGCGTGTAATTAATAGTTACGATTATAAATGTCTCAGGAACAAACGTTAAATGCAACAGGTCTGCGCGTGGGCGCGATTACCGATTGTTGGGTAAGATAGAAAATCGTCTGTACATATATGTTACGCAACGACAAGTGAAAGATGTGACGCGACGCAcgtagatattttaattcgagTGCAAGATCACGTCACACAAATACAATTACATGTCTATATATCCGTATTTAGATTTTGTATTTGAGTCAGAATTTTACTTTCGAGAGTTGCTCTCAGACGGCGAGGCCTCGAGTGAACATTTAGAGTCAGTCTCGATTTTACGTTCACCGGAAAGACAAATTGTCCAAATTATTCTCAATGAATATAATCAATCTCTTAGATATAATCTAAATTGTATGTCCATTTGagagcatttttatttttaaagaagtcTGTGAATAGAAAAATTCTCAAGTGAATACAAAATTGAAGGCAAGTCTTCATTTTATACGAAATGTGCCCCATCGACAGCCGCTCTTCGAAAAGTAATTCTTGCAAAGAACACTGAAAATGTTCTCTTCGTAAAAAAAGATggatgtaataaatttatcttattgttagcaGCGGCGCGCGGTAATATATGCGGATATCCATACGAAACAAGTAATAACAATATCATagagtatatataaatggcatattgaataataaactatttatattgtacaacGTAACGTGCGCATATGCTTACAAGGTACaagttcctttttttttagtcaCGCAGCATAGTGCGTtcaatgaagaagaaaaactccgcctaatacattattttaggCGAGAAAACATTATTCGATGACGTTTGTTTCTTATTTCACGTGTGTATTCATTGACCAACGCTATAATGCGTGAGGAAAAAAATGGTCACGCTATATCGTCACATCGATCGAGATTTTTCAGATCGTATTCTCAAGATCACGCGGGAATTATTGAATCTTTGATGCGCAAGAGGAGTTCACAATATAATCGCGATGCCGCGAGGATGTCTCGCTGTtgtaaattatcataattattctaCGAGTAATTTTACGACTACACAGTTATTATGACGACATGTAAAATCTGCTTAGGAGAATACGAGTCAGAGAAACAATACTTCCCGCAGGCATAATCCGTAAATCTATACGCGCTTAGTCAGCCGACAGTGATTACCTCGGTATTACGGGATGTCGTCCGAGGGATACGTGCGGTCGCGACGTTTCCACTAGTCTCTTAAGAACGAGTTAATTAATCCACCTAATATGGCTCCGTCGGACTAGGATTCAGCGTCAGATCGTATATACATGGATAGAAACGTCGATATGCGGGATCGCGTAAGCCGATCGCGCGCGGGTGCGTCGGTTTCGCGCACTTagatggaaatatatattatatcaatgtatAAACGCTCTAAGGCTTTGGCAGTGAGTTAACAAGTCGATTATTCGGCACGTCCGATAGGGGCAGATGGGTGCGCGCATGATTCCTTCATTTCTcacctctctttttctttatcgcgAATCCCGCCGGCCATGATTCAGAATCGATATGTGCTATCACGTGTGTCGGAAATACCGAAGAGTCGATTTGGCATCTTAGACGAGCATTCGCAAAACggatcttcttcttcttctcgagTTGTCGATATGAGGTCCTCTCGCTGGCAGTTGACCGGCCTCCGTGCACGAACGGCAGCAGAACTTCGCGTAATACTTGTGCGTGCAATACTTGGCCGCTACGATAAGCTTGCAATTGGCGAAGAACGTATTATCCTGGCAATGCGGATGAATAAAGATACC is part of the Linepithema humile isolate Giens D197 chromosome 3, Lhum_UNIL_v1.0, whole genome shotgun sequence genome and harbors:
- the LOC105668715 gene encoding potassium/sodium hyperpolarization-activated cyclic nucleotide-gated channel 1-like isoform X1, translated to MIEHTCELPLKQENQFSFVLTKPLTFRNVWTVWCGISKYTPKCGVYMDSLATITAERRRHAGLKHWWIIHPFSYARFLWDALMMAIYFIAFFTIPFMICFVVMDYEFIRLDKVNIPIYTICWLDILFNCITGYYDKRNISIELKPTKIFLSYLNKFLILDVLSSLPYDYITLSWRRLPGNDPYHIVTLINIMPFMKLTRYYTLKSNIYYLFMHFKIKNFHFELYTTLLLGLYLIFWFSCLCYLIPILVIYFLNISPAECEDCWMMRLGNSGYKIRFKSAAFIALENILASGYGLFVPTTNSIIILNSVLMIIGRCIVCYILVMFLHIKAERKSSEVKFQEIIDQVKAYTRQKQLLPHMKKRLLLYYHYRFANSYFRSKQILSDLTVPLREEIALESCRRLIENVIIFKNLPKDVLQSIVKNLKFELYLPNDVIVKAGTQGDCMFFLSCGTVAVLTPTGKEMCHLEDGAHFGEVALLVADQRRIASVIAIDVCEVYRLDRKDFRHCIDVHSQLFAEIERIATERVEKTVRVEEQYKRFLMRPSIVQNAREHEESRPIKTKI
- the LOC105668715 gene encoding potassium/sodium hyperpolarization-activated cyclic nucleotide-gated channel 1-like isoform X2; translation: MPFMKLTRYYTLKSNIYYLFMHFKIKNFHFELYTTLLLGLYLIFWFSCLCYLIPILVIYFLNISPAECEDCWMMRLGNSGYKIRFKSAAFIALENILASGYGLFVPTTNSIIILNSVLMIIGRCIVCYILVMFLHIKAERKSSEVKFQEIIDQVKAYTRQKQLLPHMKKRLLLYYHYRFANSYFRSKQILSDLTVPLREEIALESCRRLIENVIIFKNLPKDVLQSIVKNLKFELYLPNDVIVKAGTQGDCMFFLSCGTVAVLTPTGKEMCHLEDGAHFGEVALLVADQRRIASVIAIDVCEVYRLDRKDFRHCIDVHSQLFAEIERIATERVEKTVRVEEQYKRFLMRPSIVQNAREHEESRPIKTKI
- the LOC105668715 gene encoding potassium/sodium hyperpolarization-activated cyclic nucleotide-gated channel 2-like isoform X3 gives rise to the protein MMRLGNSGYKIRFKSAAFIALENILASGYGLFVPTTNSIIILNSVLMIIGRCIVCYILVMFLHIKAERKSSEVKFQEIIDQVKAYTRQKQLLPHMKKRLLLYYHYRFANSYFRSKQILSDLTVPLREEIALESCRRLIENVIIFKNLPKDVLQSIVKNLKFELYLPNDVIVKAGTQGDCMFFLSCGTVAVLTPTGKEMCHLEDGAHFGEVALLVADQRRIASVIAIDVCEVYRLDRKDFRHCIDVHSQLFAEIERIATERVEKTVRVEEQYKRFLMRPSIVQNAREHEESRPIKTKI